Proteins from one Dromiciops gliroides isolate mDroGli1 chromosome 6, mDroGli1.pri, whole genome shotgun sequence genomic window:
- the MADD gene encoding MAP kinase-activating death domain protein isoform X23 produces the protein MVQKKICPRLLDYLVIIGARQPSSDSVAQTPELLRRYPLEDYPEFPLPPDVVFFCQPEGCLSVRQRRMSLRDDTSFVFTLTDKDTGVTRYGICVNFYRSFQKRMPKEKADGGAGHRTKEGIKTTSAPEEASAEKSESGPALQPPSADSTPDGNQSPRGKRRAKGGSRSRNSTLTSLCVLSHYPFFTTFRECLYTLKRLVDCCSERLLGKKLAIPRGVQRDTMWRIFTGSLLVEEKSSALLHDLREIEAWIYRLLRSPVPISGQKRVDIEVLPQELQPALTFALPDPSRFSLVDFPLHLPLELLGVDACLQVLSCILLEHKVVLQSRDYNALSMSVMAFVAMIYPLEYMFPVIPLLPTCMASAEQLLLAPTPYIIGVPASFFLYKLDFKMPDDVWLVDLDSNRVIAPTNAEVLPILPEPESLELKKHLKQALASMSLNTQPILNLEKFHEGQEIPLLLGRPSSDLQSTPSTEFNPLIYGNDVDSVDVATRVAMVRFFNSPNVLQGFQMHTRTLRLFPRPVVAFQAGSFLASRPRQTPFAEKLARTQAVEYFGEWILNPTNYAFQRIHNNMFDPASIGDKPKWYAHQLQPIYYRVYDSNSQLAEALSVPPEQDSDSDPTDDSGSDSVDYDSSSSYSSLGDFVSEMMKCDINGDTPNVDPLTHAALGDASEVAFDELQGSQGDLDEPGPDSENSQDHPQPRSSSSTTASSSPSTIIHGANTESADSTEVGDKTATGFSNPLRTLPPGLGKFSLDKREAESGGPSEGPGRKRDYDNPYFEPQYGFPTEDDEDDDEQGESYTPRFNQNLSGSRAQQLLRPNSLKLASDSDAESDSRASSPNSTISNNSSEGFGGIMSFASSLYRNHSTSFSLSNLALPTKGAREKTTPFPSLKGGRRALVDQKSSVIKHSPTVKRESPSPQGRASNSSENQQFLKEVVHSVLDGQGVGWLSVKKVRRLLESEQLRGFVLSKLTRLAPAEEGAPQETIPDVEISRKVYKGMLDLLKCMVLSLEQSYANAGLGGMASTFGLLEIAQTHYYSKEPDKRKRSPTDSVNTPVGKDPGLTGRGDPKTMAQLRVPQLGPRAPSATGKGPKELDTRSLKEENFVASIELWNKHQEVKKQKALDKQRPEGIKPVFDLGETDEKKSQISADSGVSLMSGSQRSDLESSVSVGPAVMIRSTSQDSEVSNSSGETLGADSDLSSNAGDGPGGDGSAHLAGLRATVSDSEIETNSASGAIFGKTHSLKPSAKEKAVGSPVRPFEDVSQRVYLYEGLLGRDKGSMWDQLEDAAMETFSMSKERSTLWDQMQFWEDAFLDAVMLEREGMGMDQGPQEMIDRYLSLGEHDRKRLEDDEDRLLATLLNNLISYMLLMKVNKNDIRKKVRRLMGKSHIGLVYGQQINEVLDQLASLNGRDVSLQPSGSRHIKKQTFVVHAGTDTSGDIFFMEVCDDCIVLRSSTGAVSERWWYEKLINMTYCPKTKVLCLWRRSGPETQLNKFYTKKCRELYYCVKDSMERAAARQHSAKPGPELGGEFPVQDMRTGEGGLLQVTLEGINLKFMHSQVFIELNHIKKCNTVRGVFVLEEFVPETKEVVSHKYKTPMAHEICYSVLCLFSYVAAARSKEAEGRSKPPRPVSS, from the exons ATGGTGCAAAAGAAGATTTGCCCTCGGTTACTGGACTACCTAGTGATCATTGGGGCCAG GCAACCAAGCAGCGATAGTGTGGCCCAGACCCCAGAGTTGCTCCGGCGCTACCCCTTGGAGGACTACCCCGAATTCCCCCTGCCTCCAGATGTGGTGTTTTTCTGCCAGCCTGAGGGATGTCTGAGCGTGCGGCAGAGGCGCATGAGCCTGCGAGACGACACCTCCTTTGTCTTTACCCTCACTGACAAGGACACTGGGGTTACTCGCTATGGCATCTGTGTCAACTTCTACCGCTCCTTCCAGAAGCGGATGCCCAAGGAGAAGGCAGATGGGGGTGCAGGGCACCGCACAAAGGAAGGCATTAAGACCACTTCTGCTCCAGAGGAGGCAAGCGCAGAGAAGTCAGAGAGTGGTCCTGCCTTGCAGCCCCCCAGTGCTGACTCAACCCCTGATGGGAACCAATCTCCCCGGGGCAAGCGCCGGGCTAAGGGGGGCAGCCGCTCCCGCAACAGCACCCTGACATCCCTGTGTGTGCTCAGCCATTACCCTTTCTTCACAACCTTCCGTGAGTGTCTGTACACCCTCAAGCGTTTGGTGGACTGCTGCAGCGAGCGACTCCTCGGCAAGAAGCTGGCCATCCCCCGAGGGGTACAGAG GGACACCATGTGGCGCATCTTCACGGGTTCCCTCCTGGTAGAAGAGAAGTCCAGTGCCCTTCTGCACGACCTTCGTGAGATCGAGGCCTGGATCTATCGATTGTTGCGCTCCCCCGTGCCCATATCTGGCCAGAAGCGAGTGGACATTGAAGTTCTACCCCAGGAGCTACAGCCTGCTCTGACCTTTGCCCTCCCTGACCCATCTCGATTCTCTCTGGTGGATTTCCCATTGCATCTGCCCTTGGAACTTCTGGGTGTAGATGCCTGTTTACAGGTGTTGTCTTGCATCTTGCTGGAGCACAAG GTGGTGCTACAGTCCCGAGACTACAACGCGCTCTCCATGTCGGTGATGGCATTTGTGGCAATGATCTACCCCCTAGAGTACATGTTTCCTGTCATTCCATTGCTTCCTACTTGCATGGCATCTGCAGAGCAG CTGCTTTTGGCCCCTACTCCTTATATCATCGGGGTCCCTGCCAGCTTCTTCCTCTACAAACTGGACTTCAAGATGCCAGATGATGTATGGCTGGTGGATCTGGACAGCAACCGG GTGATCGCACCAACCAATGCAGAGGTGTTGCCCATCCTGCCCGAGCCTGAATCCTTAGAACTGAAAAAGCACTTGAAGCAG GCACTGGCCAGCATGAGTCTGAACACCCAGCCTATCCTCAACCTGGAGAAGTTCCATGAGGGTCAGGAGATCCCGCTGCTCTTGGGAAGGCCGTCCAGTGATTTGCAGTCCACACCTTCCACTGAGTTCAATCCCCTCATCTATGGCAACGACGTGGATTCTGTGGATGTGGCTACCAG ggtggctaTGGTGAGATTCTTCAATTCCCCCAATGTGCTTCAAGGTTTCCAGATGCACACACGAACTCTGCGCCTCTTCCCCCGGCCCGTGGTAGCCTTCCAAGCTGGCTCTTTCCTAGCCTCACGCCCCCGACAGACCCCTTTTGCTGAGAAATTGGCCAGGACCCAAGCTGTGGAGTACTTTGGCGAATGGATCCTCAACCCCACCAACTATGCTTTCCAGAGAATCCACAACA ACATGTTTGATCCAGCCTCGATCGGCGACAAGCCGAAGTGGTACGCACACCAGCTCCAGCCGATCTATTACCGAGTCTATGACAGTAACTCCCAGCTGGCCGAGGCACTGAGCGTACCGCCTGAGCAGGACTCTGACTCTGACCCCACTGACGACAG TGGCAGTGACAGTGTGGATTACGACTCAAGCTCTTCCTATTCATCCCTTGGTGACTTTGTTAGTGAAATGATGAAATGTGACATCAACGGTGATACACCCA ATGTGGATCCACTAACACATGCAGCTCTGGGTGACGCCAGTGAGGTAGCATTTGATGAGCTGCAGGGAAGCCAGGGGGATTTGGACGAGCCTGGTCCGGACAGTGAGAATTCCCAGGACCACCCCCAGCCTCGCTCCAGCTCCAGCACCACGGCCAGCAGCAGTCCCAGCACCATCATTCACGGAGCCAACACT GAATCTGCTGATTCTACAGAGGTGGGTGACAAGACAGCGACAGGATTCTCCAATCCTCTCCGCACTCTGCCCCCTGGTCTTGGCAAATTCAGCCTGGATAAGCGCGAGGCCGAGAGCGGAGGCCCCTCAGAGGGGCCGGGGCGCAAGCGCGACTACGACAACCCATACTTCGAACCTCAGTACGGATTTCCCACTGAGGATGATGAAGACGATGACGAGCAGGGAGAGAGCTATACCCCAAGATTTAACCAAAACCTCAGTGGTAGTAG GGCCCAGCAGCTCCTTCGGCCCAATAGCCTAAAGCTGGCAAGCGATTCAGATGCAGAGTCAGACTCTCGGGCAAGCTCTCCCAACTCCACCATCTCCAACAACAGCAGCGAAGGCTTCGGGGGCATCATGTCCTTTGCCA GTAGCCTGTACCGGAACCATAGCACCAGCTTCAGTCTCTCAAACCTTGCACTGCCCACCAAAGGGGCCAGAGAGAAGACAACACCCTTCCCTAGTCTCAAAG GAGGCCGGCGAGCCTTGGTGGATCAGAAGTCATCCGTCATCAAGCATAGTCCCACCGTGAAAAGAGAGTCTCCGTCACCCCAGGGGCGGGCCAGCAATTCCAG CGAGAACCAGCAGTTCCTGAAGGAGGTTGTGCACAGCGTGCTGGACGGCCAAGGAGTGGGCTGGCTTAGCGTGAAGAAGGTGAGGCGGCTTCTGGAGAGCGAGCAGCTCCGTGGCTTCGTTCTCAGCAAGCTGACCCGCCTGGCGCCGGCCGAGGAAGGCGCCCCCCAGGAGACGATCCCTGATGTG GAGATAAGCCGCAAGGTCTACAAGGGGATGCTAGACCTTCTGAAATGTATGGTGCTGAGCCTGGAGCAGTCCTATGCTAACGCTGGCCTCGGCGGCATGGCCAGCACCTTTGGGCTCCTGGAGATTGCCCAGACCCACTACTACAGCAAAG AGCCAGATAAACGGAAGAGAAGTCCTACAGATAGTGTGAACACACCAGTTGGCAAGGATCCAGGCCTGACTGGGCGGGGAGACCCAAAGACCATGGCCCAGCTGAGGGTTCCCCAGTTGGGACCACGGGCACCAAGTGCCACAGGAAAGGGCCCCAAGGAGCTGGACACCAGAAGTctaaaggaagagaattttgtgGCTTCTATTG AGTTGTGGAACAAGCACCAGgaagtgaaaaaacaaaaagctttggACAAACAGA GGCCTGAGGGAATTAAACCTGTCTTTGACCTTGGTGAGACAGATGAGAAGAAGTCCCAGATCAGCGCAGACAGTGGAGTGAGCCTGATGTCTGGTTCTCAG AGAAGTGACCTGGAATCCAGCGTTAGTGTAGGCCCAGCAGTTATGATCCGAAGCACAAGCCAGGATTCTGAA GTGAGTAACAGCTCTGGAGAGACCCTGGGAGCAGACAGCGACCTGAGCAGCAATGCAGGTGATGGACCAGGTGGCGATGGCAGCGCCCACCTGGCAGGACTTCGTGCCACTGTGTCTGACAGCGAAATTGAGACCAATTCTGCCTCAGGCGCCATCTTT GGCAAAACCCACAGTCTGAAGCCAAGTGCAAAGGAGAAAGCAGTGGGCAGCCCGGTTCGTCCTTTTGAAGACGTGAGCCAGCGTGTCTACCTCTATGAGGGACTCCTAG GAAGGGACAAAGGATCCATGTGGGACCAGTTAGAGGATGCAGCTATGGAGACCTTCTCTATGA GTAAGGAGCGTTCTACCCTGTGGGACCAGATGCAGTTCTGGGAAGATGCCTTCCTTGATGCCGTGATGttggagagagaaggaatgggCATGGATCAGGGACCCCAGGAAATGATCGACAG GTACCTGTCCCTGGGAGAACATGACCGGAAGCGTCTGGAGGATGATGAAGATCGATTGCTGGCCACACTCTTGAACAACCTCATCTCTTATATGCTTCTGATGAAG GTAAACAAAAATGACATCCGGAAGAAGGTGAGGCGACTGATGGGGAAGTCACATATTGGGCTTGTGTATGGCCAGCAGATAAACGAGGTGCTAGATCAGCTAGCCAGCCTG AATGGGCGGGACGTGTCTCTCCAGCCAAGTGGCAGCCGTCACATCAAGAAACAAACATTTGTGGTGCACGCGGGGACAGACACCAGTGGGGATATCTTCTTCATGGAG GTGTGTGACGACTGTATCGTCTTACGCAGCAGCACGGGCGCGGTGTCCGAGCGCTGGTGGTACGAGAAGCTCATCAACATGACCTACTGCCCCAAGACCAAGGTGCTGTGCCTGTGGAGAAGGAGCGGGCCTGAGACGCAGCTCAACAAGTTCTACACCAAGAAG TGTCGGGAGCTGTACTACTGTGTGAAGGACAGCATGGAGCGTGCTGCGGCCCGACAGCACAGCGCCAAGCCAG GTCCAGAGCTGGGTGGTGAGTTCCCAGTGCAAGACATGAGGACGGGCGAGGGTGGCTTGCTTCAGGTTACGCTGGAGGGGATCAACCTTAAGTTCATGCATAGCCAG GTTTTCATAGAGCTGAATCACATTAAAAAGTGCAATACAGTTCGAGGCGTCTTTGTCCTGGAGGAATTTG TTCCTGAAACTAAAGAAGTGGTGAGCCACAAGTACAAGACGCCAATG GCCCACGAGATCTGCTACTCCGTGTTGTGTCTCTTCTCTTATGTGGCTGCTGCTCGGAGCAAGGAGGCTGAGGGCAGAAGCAAACCCCCCCGGCCAGTCTCTAGCTGA
- the MADD gene encoding MAP kinase-activating death domain protein isoform X15, whose amino-acid sequence MVQKKICPRLLDYLVIIGARQPSSDSVAQTPELLRRYPLEDYPEFPLPPDVVFFCQPEGCLSVRQRRMSLRDDTSFVFTLTDKDTGVTRYGICVNFYRSFQKRMPKEKADGGAGHRTKEGIKTTSAPEEASAEKSESGPALQPPSADSTPDGNQSPRGKRRAKGGSRSRNSTLTSLCVLSHYPFFTTFRECLYTLKRLVDCCSERLLGKKLAIPRGVQRDTMWRIFTGSLLVEEKSSALLHDLREIEAWIYRLLRSPVPISGQKRVDIEVLPQELQPALTFALPDPSRFSLVDFPLHLPLELLGVDACLQVLSCILLEHKVVLQSRDYNALSMSVMAFVAMIYPLEYMFPVIPLLPTCMASAEQLLLAPTPYIIGVPASFFLYKLDFKMPDDVWLVDLDSNRVIAPTNAEVLPILPEPESLELKKHLKQALASMSLNTQPILNLEKFHEGQEIPLLLGRPSSDLQSTPSTEFNPLIYGNDVDSVDVATRVAMVRFFNSPNVLQGFQMHTRTLRLFPRPVVAFQAGSFLASRPRQTPFAEKLARTQAVEYFGEWILNPTNYAFQRIHNNMFDPASIGDKPKWYAHQLQPIYYRVYDSNSQLAEALSVPPEQDSDSDPTDDSGSDSVDYDSSSSYSSLGDFVSEMMKCDINGDTPNVDPLTHAALGDASEVAFDELQGSQGDLDEPGPDSENSQDHPQPRSSSSTTASSSPSTIIHGANTESADSTEVGDKTATGFSNPLRTLPPGLGKFSLDKREAESGGPSEGPGRKRDYDNPYFEPQYGFPTEDDEDDDEQGESYTPRFNQNLSGSRAQQLLRPNSLKLASDSDAESDSRASSPNSTISNNSSEGFGGIMSFASSLYRNHSTSFSLSNLALPTKGAREKTTPFPSLKVFGLNTLMEIVTEAGPGSGEGGRRALVDQKSSVIKHSPTVKRESPSPQGRASNSSENQQFLKEVVHSVLDGQGVGWLSVKKVRRLLESEQLRGFVLSKLTRLAPAEEGAPQETIPDVEISRKVYKGMLDLLKCMVLSLEQSYANAGLGGMASTFGLLEIAQTHYYSKEPDKRKRSPTDSVNTPVGKDPGLTGRGDPKTMAQLRVPQLGPRAPSATGKGPKELDTRSLKEENFVASIELWNKHQEVKKQKALDKQRPEGIKPVFDLGETDEKKSQISADSGVSLMSGSQRSDLESSVSVGPAVMIRSTSQDSEVSNSSGETLGADSDLSSNAGDGPGGDGSAHLAGLRATVSDSEIETNSASGAIFGKTHSLKPSAKEKAVGSPVRPFEDVSQRVYLYEGLLGRDKGSMWDQLEDAAMETFSMSKERSTLWDQMQFWEDAFLDAVMLEREGMGMDQGPQEMIDRYLSLGEHDRKRLEDDEDRLLATLLNNLISYMLLMKVNKNDIRKKVRRLMGKSHIGLVYGQQINEVLDQLASLNGRDVSLQPSGSRHIKKQTFVVHAGTDTSGDIFFMEVCDDCIVLRSSTGAVSERWWYEKLINMTYCPKTKVLCLWRRSGPETQLNKFYTKKCRELYYCVKDSMERAAARQHSAKPGPELGGEFPVQDMRTGEGGLLQVTLEGINLKFMHSQVFIELNHIKKCNTVRGVFVLEEFVPETKEVVSHKYKTPMAHEICYSVLCLFSYVAAARSKEAEGRSKPPRPVSS is encoded by the exons ATGGTGCAAAAGAAGATTTGCCCTCGGTTACTGGACTACCTAGTGATCATTGGGGCCAG GCAACCAAGCAGCGATAGTGTGGCCCAGACCCCAGAGTTGCTCCGGCGCTACCCCTTGGAGGACTACCCCGAATTCCCCCTGCCTCCAGATGTGGTGTTTTTCTGCCAGCCTGAGGGATGTCTGAGCGTGCGGCAGAGGCGCATGAGCCTGCGAGACGACACCTCCTTTGTCTTTACCCTCACTGACAAGGACACTGGGGTTACTCGCTATGGCATCTGTGTCAACTTCTACCGCTCCTTCCAGAAGCGGATGCCCAAGGAGAAGGCAGATGGGGGTGCAGGGCACCGCACAAAGGAAGGCATTAAGACCACTTCTGCTCCAGAGGAGGCAAGCGCAGAGAAGTCAGAGAGTGGTCCTGCCTTGCAGCCCCCCAGTGCTGACTCAACCCCTGATGGGAACCAATCTCCCCGGGGCAAGCGCCGGGCTAAGGGGGGCAGCCGCTCCCGCAACAGCACCCTGACATCCCTGTGTGTGCTCAGCCATTACCCTTTCTTCACAACCTTCCGTGAGTGTCTGTACACCCTCAAGCGTTTGGTGGACTGCTGCAGCGAGCGACTCCTCGGCAAGAAGCTGGCCATCCCCCGAGGGGTACAGAG GGACACCATGTGGCGCATCTTCACGGGTTCCCTCCTGGTAGAAGAGAAGTCCAGTGCCCTTCTGCACGACCTTCGTGAGATCGAGGCCTGGATCTATCGATTGTTGCGCTCCCCCGTGCCCATATCTGGCCAGAAGCGAGTGGACATTGAAGTTCTACCCCAGGAGCTACAGCCTGCTCTGACCTTTGCCCTCCCTGACCCATCTCGATTCTCTCTGGTGGATTTCCCATTGCATCTGCCCTTGGAACTTCTGGGTGTAGATGCCTGTTTACAGGTGTTGTCTTGCATCTTGCTGGAGCACAAG GTGGTGCTACAGTCCCGAGACTACAACGCGCTCTCCATGTCGGTGATGGCATTTGTGGCAATGATCTACCCCCTAGAGTACATGTTTCCTGTCATTCCATTGCTTCCTACTTGCATGGCATCTGCAGAGCAG CTGCTTTTGGCCCCTACTCCTTATATCATCGGGGTCCCTGCCAGCTTCTTCCTCTACAAACTGGACTTCAAGATGCCAGATGATGTATGGCTGGTGGATCTGGACAGCAACCGG GTGATCGCACCAACCAATGCAGAGGTGTTGCCCATCCTGCCCGAGCCTGAATCCTTAGAACTGAAAAAGCACTTGAAGCAG GCACTGGCCAGCATGAGTCTGAACACCCAGCCTATCCTCAACCTGGAGAAGTTCCATGAGGGTCAGGAGATCCCGCTGCTCTTGGGAAGGCCGTCCAGTGATTTGCAGTCCACACCTTCCACTGAGTTCAATCCCCTCATCTATGGCAACGACGTGGATTCTGTGGATGTGGCTACCAG ggtggctaTGGTGAGATTCTTCAATTCCCCCAATGTGCTTCAAGGTTTCCAGATGCACACACGAACTCTGCGCCTCTTCCCCCGGCCCGTGGTAGCCTTCCAAGCTGGCTCTTTCCTAGCCTCACGCCCCCGACAGACCCCTTTTGCTGAGAAATTGGCCAGGACCCAAGCTGTGGAGTACTTTGGCGAATGGATCCTCAACCCCACCAACTATGCTTTCCAGAGAATCCACAACA ACATGTTTGATCCAGCCTCGATCGGCGACAAGCCGAAGTGGTACGCACACCAGCTCCAGCCGATCTATTACCGAGTCTATGACAGTAACTCCCAGCTGGCCGAGGCACTGAGCGTACCGCCTGAGCAGGACTCTGACTCTGACCCCACTGACGACAG TGGCAGTGACAGTGTGGATTACGACTCAAGCTCTTCCTATTCATCCCTTGGTGACTTTGTTAGTGAAATGATGAAATGTGACATCAACGGTGATACACCCA ATGTGGATCCACTAACACATGCAGCTCTGGGTGACGCCAGTGAGGTAGCATTTGATGAGCTGCAGGGAAGCCAGGGGGATTTGGACGAGCCTGGTCCGGACAGTGAGAATTCCCAGGACCACCCCCAGCCTCGCTCCAGCTCCAGCACCACGGCCAGCAGCAGTCCCAGCACCATCATTCACGGAGCCAACACT GAATCTGCTGATTCTACAGAGGTGGGTGACAAGACAGCGACAGGATTCTCCAATCCTCTCCGCACTCTGCCCCCTGGTCTTGGCAAATTCAGCCTGGATAAGCGCGAGGCCGAGAGCGGAGGCCCCTCAGAGGGGCCGGGGCGCAAGCGCGACTACGACAACCCATACTTCGAACCTCAGTACGGATTTCCCACTGAGGATGATGAAGACGATGACGAGCAGGGAGAGAGCTATACCCCAAGATTTAACCAAAACCTCAGTGGTAGTAG GGCCCAGCAGCTCCTTCGGCCCAATAGCCTAAAGCTGGCAAGCGATTCAGATGCAGAGTCAGACTCTCGGGCAAGCTCTCCCAACTCCACCATCTCCAACAACAGCAGCGAAGGCTTCGGGGGCATCATGTCCTTTGCCA GTAGCCTGTACCGGAACCATAGCACCAGCTTCAGTCTCTCAAACCTTGCACTGCCCACCAAAGGGGCCAGAGAGAAGACAACACCCTTCCCTAGTCTCAAAG TATTTGGGCTAAATACTCTAATGGAGATTGTTACTGAAGCCGGCCCCGGGAGCGGTGAAG GAGGCCGGCGAGCCTTGGTGGATCAGAAGTCATCCGTCATCAAGCATAGTCCCACCGTGAAAAGAGAGTCTCCGTCACCCCAGGGGCGGGCCAGCAATTCCAG CGAGAACCAGCAGTTCCTGAAGGAGGTTGTGCACAGCGTGCTGGACGGCCAAGGAGTGGGCTGGCTTAGCGTGAAGAAGGTGAGGCGGCTTCTGGAGAGCGAGCAGCTCCGTGGCTTCGTTCTCAGCAAGCTGACCCGCCTGGCGCCGGCCGAGGAAGGCGCCCCCCAGGAGACGATCCCTGATGTG GAGATAAGCCGCAAGGTCTACAAGGGGATGCTAGACCTTCTGAAATGTATGGTGCTGAGCCTGGAGCAGTCCTATGCTAACGCTGGCCTCGGCGGCATGGCCAGCACCTTTGGGCTCCTGGAGATTGCCCAGACCCACTACTACAGCAAAG AGCCAGATAAACGGAAGAGAAGTCCTACAGATAGTGTGAACACACCAGTTGGCAAGGATCCAGGCCTGACTGGGCGGGGAGACCCAAAGACCATGGCCCAGCTGAGGGTTCCCCAGTTGGGACCACGGGCACCAAGTGCCACAGGAAAGGGCCCCAAGGAGCTGGACACCAGAAGTctaaaggaagagaattttgtgGCTTCTATTG AGTTGTGGAACAAGCACCAGgaagtgaaaaaacaaaaagctttggACAAACAGA GGCCTGAGGGAATTAAACCTGTCTTTGACCTTGGTGAGACAGATGAGAAGAAGTCCCAGATCAGCGCAGACAGTGGAGTGAGCCTGATGTCTGGTTCTCAG AGAAGTGACCTGGAATCCAGCGTTAGTGTAGGCCCAGCAGTTATGATCCGAAGCACAAGCCAGGATTCTGAA GTGAGTAACAGCTCTGGAGAGACCCTGGGAGCAGACAGCGACCTGAGCAGCAATGCAGGTGATGGACCAGGTGGCGATGGCAGCGCCCACCTGGCAGGACTTCGTGCCACTGTGTCTGACAGCGAAATTGAGACCAATTCTGCCTCAGGCGCCATCTTT GGCAAAACCCACAGTCTGAAGCCAAGTGCAAAGGAGAAAGCAGTGGGCAGCCCGGTTCGTCCTTTTGAAGACGTGAGCCAGCGTGTCTACCTCTATGAGGGACTCCTAG GAAGGGACAAAGGATCCATGTGGGACCAGTTAGAGGATGCAGCTATGGAGACCTTCTCTATGA GTAAGGAGCGTTCTACCCTGTGGGACCAGATGCAGTTCTGGGAAGATGCCTTCCTTGATGCCGTGATGttggagagagaaggaatgggCATGGATCAGGGACCCCAGGAAATGATCGACAG GTACCTGTCCCTGGGAGAACATGACCGGAAGCGTCTGGAGGATGATGAAGATCGATTGCTGGCCACACTCTTGAACAACCTCATCTCTTATATGCTTCTGATGAAG GTAAACAAAAATGACATCCGGAAGAAGGTGAGGCGACTGATGGGGAAGTCACATATTGGGCTTGTGTATGGCCAGCAGATAAACGAGGTGCTAGATCAGCTAGCCAGCCTG AATGGGCGGGACGTGTCTCTCCAGCCAAGTGGCAGCCGTCACATCAAGAAACAAACATTTGTGGTGCACGCGGGGACAGACACCAGTGGGGATATCTTCTTCATGGAG GTGTGTGACGACTGTATCGTCTTACGCAGCAGCACGGGCGCGGTGTCCGAGCGCTGGTGGTACGAGAAGCTCATCAACATGACCTACTGCCCCAAGACCAAGGTGCTGTGCCTGTGGAGAAGGAGCGGGCCTGAGACGCAGCTCAACAAGTTCTACACCAAGAAG TGTCGGGAGCTGTACTACTGTGTGAAGGACAGCATGGAGCGTGCTGCGGCCCGACAGCACAGCGCCAAGCCAG GTCCAGAGCTGGGTGGTGAGTTCCCAGTGCAAGACATGAGGACGGGCGAGGGTGGCTTGCTTCAGGTTACGCTGGAGGGGATCAACCTTAAGTTCATGCATAGCCAG GTTTTCATAGAGCTGAATCACATTAAAAAGTGCAATACAGTTCGAGGCGTCTTTGTCCTGGAGGAATTTG TTCCTGAAACTAAAGAAGTGGTGAGCCACAAGTACAAGACGCCAATG GCCCACGAGATCTGCTACTCCGTGTTGTGTCTCTTCTCTTATGTGGCTGCTGCTCGGAGCAAGGAGGCTGAGGGCAGAAGCAAACCCCCCCGGCCAGTCTCTAGCTGA